TCTGGCGGGCGGTGCCGGCGATGATCTTCATGGCGCCGTCGATGTCGTTGGCGTTCAGGTCGGGCATCTTCTGCTCGGCGATCTCGCGGACCTGGTCCCTGCTCAGCTTCGCGACCTTGGTCTTGTGCGGCTCGCCGGAGCCCTTCTGCACGCCTGCGGCCTTCTTGATCAGCTCAGCGGCCGGCGGCGTCTTGGTGATGAAGGTGAAGGAGCGGTCCTCGTAGACCGTGATCTCCACCGGGATGACGTTGCCGCGCTGGGACTCCGTCGCAGCGTTGTACGCCTTGACGAACTCCATGATGTTGACGCCGTGCTGACCGAGGGCGGGGCCGACGGGCGGGGCCGGGGTGGCCGCACCGGCCTGGATCTGCAGCTTGATGAAGCCGGAGACCTTCTTCTTGGGGGGCATTGCTGTCCTTCGCTGGTTGTGGGCCCACGCCTACGGGCGATGACCCGGTTGCAGTGCCTCGTTCGTCAGATCTTGGCGACCTGGTTGAACGAGAGCTCGACCGGGGTCTCCCGGCCGAAGATGGAGACCAGAACCTTGAGCTTCTGGGTGTCGGGGTTGATCTCGGAGATCGTCGCCGGGAGGGTCTCGAACGGCCCCTCCATGACGGTGACGGACTCGCCGACCTCGAAGTCGACGACGGCCGTCTCGCGCGGCTTGCCGGCCGCGGGACCACCCGCGGCACCCGCACCGGCGGCAGCCGGGGCGCCGAGGTCGGCGGGGGCGAGCATGGTGAAGACCTCGTCGAGGCTCAGCGGCACCGGCTGGTGAGCGTTGCCGACGAAGCCGGTCACGCCCGGGGTGTGGCGCACGGCGCCCCACGACTCGTCGGTCAGGTCCATGCGGACGAGGACGTAGCCGGGCATCCGGACGCGACGGACCAGCTTCTTCTGGCCGTTCTTGATCTCGGTGACCTCTTCCATCGGCACCTCGGCCTGGAAGATGTAGTCCTCCATGTTGAGGGAGGCGATGCGGTTCTCGAGGTTGGCCTTCACCCGGTTCTCGTAGCCCGCGTAGGAGTGGATGACGTACCAGTCGCCGAACTGGCTGGCGAGCTTGTCCTTGAACTCCTTGACCGGGTCCACGGGGGCCTCGTCGACGTCCACGGGGGCCGCGTCGGCCGCGGCAGCCGGCTCGGTGGTCTCGTCGGCCTCGGTGCCCACGGGCGCGTCGGTCTCGGTGTCGGGGGTCGCGACGTCCTCGACGGGCTGCTCAGTGCCGGTGGCGACGTCGTCGCTCTCGGTGGTCCACTGGTCGGACACGCTGATGACCTACTTCCTTGAAATGTGTCGCCGGGGTTGCTGCCCCGTGAGGGCGGCGGCGGAGCCCTCGAGGGCTAGCCGCCGAAGACCCACAGGACGAGCTTGGTGAAGGCGAAGTCCAGCGCGGACACCAGGGCCATCATGAACACCACGAACACGATCACGACGATCGTGTAGTTCACCAGCTCCGAGCGCGTCGGCCGGACGACCTTGCGCAGCTCGTCCAGGATCTGGCTGACGAACAGGCTCAGGGAGCGGAAGAACCGGGAGACCGGGTTGCCGCGCTTGTCGCTCTTGCGACTGGCGCGACCAGAGTCGCGGGTCTCCGCGCTCACGTCCGTCACGATTCCTCTTCTCGCTGGCCTGGGTACTGCTCGTCGTTGTCGCAGGGCAGGAGGGACTCGAACCCCCAACCGCCGGTTTTGGAGACCGGTGCTCTACCAATTGAGCCACTGCCCTACGGAACCCGCCAAGGGGTGACCGGTTCCGGGAGGCTGGTCCGACTTCCCTCCCCACGCCCTTCGCGGGCACGGCGGAAGCATGGTCGGAGTCAACCGATGCAGAAGCATACGTGACGGGCGCCCCCGGATGCGAACTCGCCCGACACGGCGAGCGGTGACCGCGCTGCGGACAGCACCGCACGGCATACCGGCGTCTCTGCGAGCATGGCCTGCGTGACCGAGCAGACCGCACCCGCCAGCCGCACGCCCGTCGCCGAGCTCGCCCCCGACCAGCTCGAGGCCTTCGCCCAGGAACAGCGCACGGCGTATGCCGCGCTGCAGGAGCGGGGCCTGAAGCTCGACCTCACCCGCGGCAAGCCGGCACCGGCGCAGCTCGACCTCGCCGAGGAGCTGCTCGCCCTCCCGCACGGCCACGTGGACGCGAGCGGCGCGGACGTGCGCAACTACGGCGGCCTGCAGGGGCTGGCCGAGCTGCGCGACATCTTCGGCGAGCTGCTGCGGGTCGACCCCGCCCAGCTCGTCGCCGCGGGCAACTCCAGCCTGACGCTCATGCACGACTGCCTCGTCGACCTGCTCCTGCACGGCGGCGTCGACTCCCCCCGGCCGTGGTCGCAGGAGGAGAAGGTCACCTTCGTCTGCCCCGTGCCGGGCTACGACCGCCACTTCGCGATGCTCGAGCACCACGGCATCGACATGGTCACCGTGCCGATGCGCCACGACGGGCCCGACGCCGAGGCCGTGGCACGTCTGGTGGCCGACGACCCGACCGTCAAGGGCATGTGGATCGTGCCGACCTACGCCAACCCGGCGGGCTCGGTGACCACCCAGGAGGTGGCCGCCCGCCTGGCCTCGATGGAGACGGCGGCCCCCGACTTCAAGATCTTCTGGGACAACGCCTACGCCTTCCACCACCTGACCGCCGACGAGGCCAAGAGCGCCGACGTTCTCAGCCTGGCGTCGGCCGCCGGCCACCCGCACCGCCCGGTCGTGTTCGCGTCGACGTCCAAGATCACGTATGCCGGCGCAGGCATCGCCTTCCTGGCGGCCTCACCGGAGAACGTCGCCTGGCACCTCGGCCACCTCGCGAAGCGTTCCATCGGCCCGGACAAGGTCAACCACCTGCGTCACGCCCAGTTCTTCGGCTCGGCCCAGGGCGTGCGCGACCACATGGCCCGGCACCGCGAGATCATCGCGCCGAAGTTCGCCGAGGTGGAGCGGGTGCTCAGCGAGCGGCTCGGCGGCCTCGGCATCGCGAGCTGGACCCGGCCCAAGGGCGGCTACTTCGTCAGCCTCGACGTCCTGGACGGCACCGCCTCGCGCGTCGTGGAGCTCGCGAAGGAGGCCGGCATCGCGCTGACCCCGGCCGGCGCGTCCTTCCCCCACGGCGACGACCCCGACGACCGCAACATCCGTCTGGCCCCGACCTTCCCCGTGCTCGAGGAGGTCACCACGGCGATGGAGGCCGTGGCGACCTGCGTGCTGCTCGCGGCGGCCGAGGCGCAGGGGCAGGGCGGCTGAGCGGCTGAGCGGCTGAGCGGTTGCGTGGAAGGCCCGGGGCAGAGCCCTTGGTCCCTTTGCGCCTTCCTGTGACCCGTCACAGACTGGCCCCATGAGCGATCAGCCAGGACGCGAGAGCATCGAAGACGACATCGCCAGCTACAGCGTGGACGACGAGGGGCAGCTCCAGCCCTCCGACACCCTCGAGCAGGCCGACGTGGCCGACGAGCTCGACCGCGGCTACTCCCCGCCGGAGCGGCCCCGCGGCGTCGAGGCCTTCGGCACCACTGCCGAGGAGCAGCACCAGGGCGAGAGCCTGGAGCAGCGCATCCGGCAGGAGGAGCCCGACCCCAACTCCGCCTACGGCGCGCCCGACAACGAGAGCGGGCTCGACGACGAGGACGACCGGGTCGGCGGTGACGACCCCGACTCCATCGCGGCCGAGGACGACTTCATCGGCGACGCCGAGGTGGGCGACCAGCGGGCCGGACGCCTCGTCGCCCCGGACGAGGGGTCGCACGAGGACACCGACCACGAGATGGTCGGTCGCGACGTCGGCGTGAACGGGGCGGCCGCCTCGGCCGAGGAGGCCGCCATGCACATCATCGAGGAGTAACCACCCTCCCTCACCCCGACGGGGCCCCGCCGACTCACCAGACTCTCGAGCACGGTTCGGGCCCCGTCGGCGTGCCGGGTGACAGACTGCGGGCATGCCGCGTCCGGTGACCGCGCTCCCGAAGGCGCACCTGCACCTGCACTTCACGGGCTCGATGCGGGTGCAGACCCTGCGCGAGCTCGCCGACAAGCACGGCATCCGGCTCCCCGAGTCCCTGCTCGGCTCGTGGCCACCGCAGCTCAGCGTCCGCGACGAGCGGGGGTGGTTCCGCTTCCAGCGGCTCTACGACGCCGCGCGCGCGTGCGTCCGCGACGAGGCAGACATGCGGCGCATCGTGCGCGAGGCAGCCGAGGACGACACCGCCGAGGGTTCGCGCTGGCTGGAGATCCAGGTCGACCCGACGTCCTACGCCCCCTTCGTCGGGGGCATCACCCCGGCTCTGGAGATCGTGCTCGACGAGGCCCGAGCCGCCTCCGCCCGTGGCGGAGCCGAGGTCGCCGTCGTGGTGGCGGCCAGCCGGATCCGGCACCCCCTCGACGCGCGGGTCCTGGCACGGCTGGCCGCGCAGCACGCCGGCGAGGGCCCGGGCGCGGTCGTGGGTTTCGGGCTGAGCAACGACGAGCGGCGCGGCGTCACCGAGGAGTTCGCCCACGCCTTCCGGATCGCCCGCCGAGCAGGGCTGGCCCTGGTCCCGCACGCCGGGGAGCTGCTCGGGCCGGCCGCCGTCGAGGCCACGCTCGAGTCGCTGTGGCCGGACCGGCTCGGCCACGGCGTGCGCAGCGTCGAGGACCCGCGGGTGCTCGAGCTGGTGGCCGAGAGCGGCGTCGCCCTCGAGGTGTGTCCGGGCAGCAACGTCGCCCTCGGGGTCTACTCCTCGGCCCGGGAGGTGCCGCTGCGCACGATCGTCGAGGCCGGGGTGCCGGTGGCCCTCGGTGCCGACGACCCGCTGCTCTTCGGCTCGCGTCTCGCCGCGCAGTACGAGACGGCGCGGGAGGTGCTCGGCTTCGACGACGCCGAGCTGGCCGCGCTCGCCCGGGGGTCGCTCCAGGCCAGCCGGGCGCCCGAGGCCGTCACCAAGGGCGCCCTCGCCGACGTCGACGCCTGGCTGAACGAATCCCCCGGCGCGACCGCTCCCTCGTGAACCGATGACTCCCCGCGGGTCCGCCGGTCTAGGTTGGTGACACGCGAACCACACCTGGCGAGGAGAGCAGCATGGGCCGGATCGTCTCCAACTTCTTCATCTCCCTCGACGGCGTCGTCGAGCGGCCCGACCAGTGGCACTTCCCCTACTTCGACGACGCGATGGGGAAGGTCATCGAGAAGGGGATGGAGACCACCGGCGCCTTCCTGCTCGGCCGACGCCTCTACGACGAGTGGTCGGAGTACTGGCCCCGGCAGGGAGAGGGGGTCCCGTTCTCGTCCTTCATCAACACCCTGCCGAAGTACGTCGTCTCCCATAGGACCTTCGACCCCACGTGGCAGAACACGACCCTCATCACCGGGCCTGACGACGCGAGCGTCGCCGAGCAGGTGCAGGGCCTGAAGGAGCGGGTGGACGGCGACATCACCCTCTCCGGGTCGGCGACGACCGTGCGCTGGCTGATGGCGCAGGGCCTGCTCGACGAGCTCGCCCTGCTGGTGCACCCCATCGCCGTCGCCGAGGGCCAGCGGCTCTTCGAGGGCACTGGCACGGTGCCGCTGCGGCTGCTGTCCTGCGACACGCTGCCGACCGGGGTGCTGCACCTGCGCTACGCCCCGGAGAACCGCGCCTGAGGGACTGCCCCGCTACAGGCTGTGTCCCACCCTGAGCCTCAGATTCCGTGTCCCACGAAGACCGGCTCGTTGACCAGGGTCACCCCGAAGGCCTCCCGCACGCCGTCGCGGATCTCCCGAGCGAGCGCGGCGACGTCGTCCGCCTTGGCGCCACCGCGGTTGGTGATCGCCAGCGTGTGCTTGGTCGACAGCGCGGCCGGCCCGGGCAGGCCGTAGCCCTTGCCGAACCCGGCCTTGTCGATGAGCCAGGCGGCGCTGGTCTTGACGTTCCCGTCCGGGTCGGCGAAGCGCGGCGGGGGCGGCCCCTGCGAGCCCAGCCGCTCGGTTGCCCGGGCCTCGAGGGCGTCGAACTCCTCCACGCGCAGGATCGGGTTGGTGAAGAACGACCCGCACGACCAGGTGTCGTGGTCGGCCGGGTCGAGCACCATGCCGCGGGCCCGTCGCTGCTCCAGCACCGCCTCGCGGGCGTCCGCCAGCGGGACGCGGTCACCGGTCTCGACCCCGAGCTGGCGGGCGAGGTCGGCGTACCCGACCGGCTGCGACAGCTCTCCCGGCAGGAGCTGGAAGAGGACGTCGAGGACGACGTAGCGGGTGTGCGACTTGAAGATCGAGTGGCGGTAGGTGAAGGCGCAGTCGAGGTTGCTGAAGGTCCGGACCCGCTGCTCGTGCCGGTCCCAGACCCGCACAGAGGCGATCGTCTGGGCGACCTCCTGCCCGTAGGCGCCGACGTTCTGCACCGGGGTCGCACCGGTGCAGCCCGGTATGCCGGACAGCGCCTCGATCCCCGACCAGCCCTCGGAGACGGCGCGGGCCACGAGCTCGTCCCAGCCCTCGCCGGCGGCGACACGCACCATCACCCCGCCACACAGGTCGGCGGCCTCCACCGTGACGCCGGAGGTGGCGATCCGCACCACGGTGCCGGGAAAGCCCTCGTCGGAGACCACGAGGTTGGAGCCGCCGCCGAGGACGAGCAGCGGCTCGTCGGCGTCGTCGACCTCGCGCACGGCGTCGACGAGCTCGTCGGTGGTCTCGACCGTCACCAGTCGCGCGGCCGGCCCACCCACCCGCATCGTGGTCAGCCCCGACAGCGGGACCTCGTGCTCCTCGCGCATCAGTCGAGCTGCACGACGGCGATGCAGCGGCCGAGGACCTTCTCGCCCCGGCAGGTGGTGGTCACCTCGACCGTCGCCCGTCGGGTCTGCTCGTCGAGCGACTTCACCACCGCGCTGACCTCCACCTCGGCGCCGTCGACGGGAACGACCACCGGCTTCGTGAAGCGGGTGCCGAACTCGACGACCCGGCCGCCGTCACCGGCCCACTGCTCGACGACCGCCCCCGAGGCGCCCATCGTCCACATGCCGTGGGCGATCACGTCCGGCAGGCCCACGGACTTCGCGAAGGCCTCGTCCTGGTGGATCGGGTTCTGGTCGCCGGAGGCCGCGGCGTAGGCCACCAGGGCCTCACGGGTGACCGGGATGGCCACCGGGCCGAAGGCCTCGCCCACCGTGGTCTGGCTGAACGTGCGCACGGCCATGCTCACTCCCCTCCCCTGACGACGATGGTCGAGGTCGACGTGCACAGCGCCTCGCCGTCCCCGGTCACGAGCTCGGTGCGGGTCGTGACCATGGAGTGGCCGCCCGCCCCCCGCACGCTGTCGACCGTGAGGGTGCCGACCACCTCGTCGCCGGCCGTGATCGGCCGGTGGTGGACGAACCTCTGCTCGCCGTGCACGACCCGGGAGAAGTCGATGCCGGCCTCCGGGTCCTCGATCAGCTGCCGGTCGCACCGCTGGGCCAGGGTCACCGCGAAGGTCGGCGGCGCGATGACGTCGCGGTAGCCCGCGGCCCGGGCCGCGTCGGCAGAGGTGTGCACGGGGTCGGCGGACCCGATCGCCGCGGCGAACGCCGCGATGCTCGCAGCATCCACGGCATACGGGCCACTGGGCGGGTAGGTGCGTCCCGCGAAGTCAGCGTTGACGGACATGGCGCCCACTCTATGGGGACCGGCCCGGCACACGACAAAGCCGCCCGGGACCAGGGGTCCGGGGCGGCTGTCGACGCTGGGGAGTGCGCTCAGCGGGTCTCGCGGTGCACCGTGTGACGGCCGTCGCGCGGGCAGAACTTCTTCATCTCCAGGCGGTCGGGGTTGTTCCGACGGTTCTTCTTGGTGATGTAGTTGCGCTCCTTGCACTCCGTGCACGCCAGAGTGATCTTGGGGCGGACGTCTGCGCTCTTGCTAGCCACGGGGCAACCTGCTCTCGAACTTCACTTGACGGTGGGTCTGTCGGGCCGGTCACGCCAGGACGCGGCGACGCAACAGAATACGCGACCAGAGGCCGTTTGTTGAAATCACGGCCCTGACA
This Knoellia sp. p5-6-4 DNA region includes the following protein-coding sequences:
- the rplK gene encoding 50S ribosomal protein L11, whose amino-acid sequence is MPPKKKVSGFIKLQIQAGAATPAPPVGPALGQHGVNIMEFVKAYNAATESQRGNVIPVEITVYEDRSFTFITKTPPAAELIKKAAGVQKGSGEPHKTKVAKLSRDQVREIAEQKMPDLNANDIDGAMKIIAGTARQMGIETEV
- the nusG gene encoding transcription termination/antitermination protein NusG; this translates as MSDQWTTESDDVATGTEQPVEDVATPDTETDAPVGTEADETTEPAAAADAAPVDVDEAPVDPVKEFKDKLASQFGDWYVIHSYAGYENRVKANLENRIASLNMEDYIFQAEVPMEEVTEIKNGQKKLVRRVRMPGYVLVRMDLTDESWGAVRHTPGVTGFVGNAHQPVPLSLDEVFTMLAPADLGAPAAAGAGAAGGPAAGKPRETAVVDFEVGESVTVMEGPFETLPATISEINPDTQKLKVLVSIFGRETPVELSFNQVAKI
- the secE gene encoding preprotein translocase subunit SecE — translated: MTDVSAETRDSGRASRKSDKRGNPVSRFFRSLSLFVSQILDELRKVVRPTRSELVNYTIVVIVFVVFMMALVSALDFAFTKLVLWVFGG
- a CDS encoding aminotransferase class I/II-fold pyridoxal phosphate-dependent enzyme, translated to MTEQTAPASRTPVAELAPDQLEAFAQEQRTAYAALQERGLKLDLTRGKPAPAQLDLAEELLALPHGHVDASGADVRNYGGLQGLAELRDIFGELLRVDPAQLVAAGNSSLTLMHDCLVDLLLHGGVDSPRPWSQEEKVTFVCPVPGYDRHFAMLEHHGIDMVTVPMRHDGPDAEAVARLVADDPTVKGMWIVPTYANPAGSVTTQEVAARLASMETAAPDFKIFWDNAYAFHHLTADEAKSADVLSLASAAGHPHRPVVFASTSKITYAGAGIAFLAASPENVAWHLGHLAKRSIGPDKVNHLRHAQFFGSAQGVRDHMARHREIIAPKFAEVERVLSERLGGLGIASWTRPKGGYFVSLDVLDGTASRVVELAKEAGIALTPAGASFPHGDDPDDRNIRLAPTFPVLEEVTTAMEAVATCVLLAAAEAQGQGG
- a CDS encoding DUF5709 domain-containing protein; protein product: MSDQPGRESIEDDIASYSVDDEGQLQPSDTLEQADVADELDRGYSPPERPRGVEAFGTTAEEQHQGESLEQRIRQEEPDPNSAYGAPDNESGLDDEDDRVGGDDPDSIAAEDDFIGDAEVGDQRAGRLVAPDEGSHEDTDHEMVGRDVGVNGAAASAEEAAMHIIEE
- a CDS encoding adenosine deaminase, whose protein sequence is MPRPVTALPKAHLHLHFTGSMRVQTLRELADKHGIRLPESLLGSWPPQLSVRDERGWFRFQRLYDAARACVRDEADMRRIVREAAEDDTAEGSRWLEIQVDPTSYAPFVGGITPALEIVLDEARAASARGGAEVAVVVAASRIRHPLDARVLARLAAQHAGEGPGAVVGFGLSNDERRGVTEEFAHAFRIARRAGLALVPHAGELLGPAAVEATLESLWPDRLGHGVRSVEDPRVLELVAESGVALEVCPGSNVALGVYSSAREVPLRTIVEAGVPVALGADDPLLFGSRLAAQYETAREVLGFDDAELAALARGSLQASRAPEAVTKGALADVDAWLNESPGATAPS
- a CDS encoding dihydrofolate reductase family protein, translated to MGRIVSNFFISLDGVVERPDQWHFPYFDDAMGKVIEKGMETTGAFLLGRRLYDEWSEYWPRQGEGVPFSSFINTLPKYVVSHRTFDPTWQNTTLITGPDDASVAEQVQGLKERVDGDITLSGSATTVRWLMAQGLLDELALLVHPIAVAEGQRLFEGTGTVPLRLLSCDTLPTGVLHLRYAPENRA
- a CDS encoding UDP-N-acetylmuramate dehydrogenase — protein: MREEHEVPLSGLTTMRVGGPAARLVTVETTDELVDAVREVDDADEPLLVLGGGSNLVVSDEGFPGTVVRIATSGVTVEAADLCGGVMVRVAAGEGWDELVARAVSEGWSGIEALSGIPGCTGATPVQNVGAYGQEVAQTIASVRVWDRHEQRVRTFSNLDCAFTYRHSIFKSHTRYVVLDVLFQLLPGELSQPVGYADLARQLGVETGDRVPLADAREAVLEQRRARGMVLDPADHDTWSCGSFFTNPILRVEEFDALEARATERLGSQGPPPPRFADPDGNVKTSAAWLIDKAGFGKGYGLPGPAALSTKHTLAITNRGGAKADDVAALAREIRDGVREAFGVTLVNEPVFVGHGI
- a CDS encoding MaoC family dehydratase; the encoded protein is MAVRTFSQTTVGEAFGPVAIPVTREALVAYAAASGDQNPIHQDEAFAKSVGLPDVIAHGMWTMGASGAVVEQWAGDGGRVVEFGTRFTKPVVVPVDGAEVEVSAVVKSLDEQTRRATVEVTTTCRGEKVLGRCIAVVQLD
- a CDS encoding MaoC family dehydratase N-terminal domain-containing protein, with protein sequence MSVNADFAGRTYPPSGPYAVDAASIAAFAAAIGSADPVHTSADAARAAGYRDVIAPPTFAVTLAQRCDRQLIEDPEAGIDFSRVVHGEQRFVHHRPITAGDEVVGTLTVDSVRGAGGHSMVTTRTELVTGDGEALCTSTSTIVVRGGE
- the rpmG gene encoding 50S ribosomal protein L33; the encoded protein is MASKSADVRPKITLACTECKERNYITKKNRRNNPDRLEMKKFCPRDGRHTVHRETR